The window ATGTCTGCAGCGCATTCAATCGGCTCCAATGGTGATTACAGCGGCGCTCACAACGCGTCAAGCCGTCGTTGACTTTTTACTCAAGCATGAACCTGAGCAGGTTTGGCTGGTAGGCTCCGGGTGGGAGGGTACCTATTCTTTGGAAGATACCGTCTGCGCTGGGGCGATCGCCCATCAGCTGGCCCATCAGCAATCTCGGGATCTGAAAGAACTCGCAGGCAATGATGCCACCTTTGCTGCGGTCAGCCTGTATCAACAATGGCAAGATTCTCTCTTAGAGCTAATGTGCTGCGCCAGCCATGGTCAGCGTTTGCTGCGTCTGAGCCAGGAGGAAGACCTCAAATACTGTGCCCAATTAGATGTACTGAATCTGATCCCCATCCAGTCAGAGCCCGGAATTTTAGTACTAAAACCTTAAGGCGATCGCGGACAAACTGAGCCCTGTGTAATTCCTTCTTCTTAACTTCCTGGCATTCTCTCAGGTGAGGCTCAGCTAGTTCTCTTACTTTTGTTGATAAGTACGGCAAGAAGTAACCTGACGAGCACGAGGGTAAAACAGTGGCTGTTGATTATGATTTGGTCGTGATTGGGGGCGGTTCCGCAGGGTTGGTCGCGGCCAGTGCTAGCGCCCAGCTCAAGGCCAAAGTCGCTTTAATCGAGAAGGAACCTCGGTTGGGCGGCGACTGCCTGCATTACGGATGTGTACCCAGTAAATCACTGATTCACGCTGGGCGCATTGCCCACGACGTTAAAAACTCAGCGATTTATGGCATTGAGGCTTCAATTCAAGACATCCGCATCCGGGAAGCGTTAGGGCACGTCCATCGCGTTATCGACACCATCCAAGAGCATGATTCAACAGAACGATTTGAATCCCTTGGGGTAGAGGTGATTTACGGTGAGGGGCAGTTTACCGATCCCCATACGTTTGTCGTCAATGGACGCGAGCTTCGAGCCCGAACTTTTCTCGTGGCCACAGGCGGCCGTCCGGGGCTGCCGCCCATTAATGGGTTGAAGGAAGCAGGCTATCTAACCAACGTCAATGTTTTTTCCATTGATTCTCGTCCTGAGGCACTGGCAATCATTGGTGCCGGGCCGATTGGGTGTGAGCTGGGGCAGGCTTTTTCGCGGCTTGGCAGCCGGGTCACCATTTTGGCTAGCCGCCAGCATATTCTCCCTAAAGAAGACCCTGAAGCCGCCCAAGTCGTACAAGACCACATGGTTGCAGAAGGCATTCAGATTTTGACGGAAACCCGAGCCCAGGAAGTCTCGATTCAGGATGGCAAGAAAGTTATCTTAACCAATCAGGGCGATCGCATCGTTGTGGACGAAATCCTGGCTGCCGCTGGGCGCGTTCCTAATGTAGAAACCCTCAACTTGCAAGCAGCTGGAGTCGAAGTGGGCAAGCAGGGGGTAATCGTGAATGAAAAATTGCAAACCACGAACCCCAAGATTTATGCCGCTGGTGATGTAATCGGTGGGTACCAATTTACCCACGTCGCAGGCTATGAAGGGGCTGTTGTTATCCAAAACGCGCTGTTTTTCCCAACCAAAAAGGCAGATTATCGCGTCATTCCCTGGGCCACCTTTACCGAACCTGAACTCGGACGAGTTGGGCTAACAGAAGAGCAAGCTCGAAAGCGCTATGGGGATGACGTCATGGTGCTTCGACACAACTTCGACCATGTGGATCGAGCCTTGGCTGAAGGCGCTGGGATTGGGTTTGCCAAGTTCATCACGCGCAAAAACGGTGAAATCTTAGGTGCCCACATCGTTGGCCCCACAGCCGGGGAGTTAATTCACGAAGTCGTGTTGGCGATGACCTACAACCTCAAAGTAGGGGCGCTGACATTTATGCACGTGTACCCAACGCTGTCAGAAATTACGAGTAAAACCGCCCTGCAGCATACGAAGCAAAAATATGCTCAAAACACCCGCCTGCAGGGGGTTCTCAGGGGTTTCTTCAATTTCCGTCGTTCGATTGGGCGGTAGCGGAGGCCAAAATCTGAGCCAGGGTGGATGGCAAGTGCTCAGCTAACTCGCTCGGGGAACAGCCTAAAACCGTTCGCTCTGATGCCAAAATCCGCCCCGTCTGGGCATGCCACCAAACCGCTGCTATTGCTGCCGCTAGCAGACTCTGTTCGGGAAACTGAGCGTTCTGGAGGTGTTGCGCTACTAGCCCAGCAACCAAGCCCGTCAGCACATCGCCGCTGCCCCCCCGGGCCAGGGCAGGGGTACTCTCTCGGTTAAACCACAGCTGCCCATTCTGATGGGCGATCGCACTCACCGCACCCTTTAACACAATCGTGCAGCATGCCGCTTGGGCAGCTTGTTGAGCAGCTGCGCTGGCCGTGGGTGCGTGCTCAAGTAAGGTCGGGAATAAGCGGCGAAACTCGCCCAGGTGCGGCGTTAATAACGTTGGGGCAGATCGCTGCTGCAGACGCTCTAGGGCAGCGTGCTGGGCCAGCCAGTTGAGGCCATCGGCATCTAAGATGACAGGGCGATCGCACTCCCATACCTGGGCTAGCAGATCACTGGCCTGTAACGTTAATCCCGGCCCACAGGCAACCACATCATACTTTCCCCAATCGAGGGCAGGTGACAACGCCGCAATCGCTCCTGAGGGGGTCTCAGGGGCACCTACGACCAAAGCTTCTGGTACCTGGCTGACAACGGTCAGCTTTAAGCTGGCA is drawn from Leptolyngbya sp. SIO1E4 and contains these coding sequences:
- a CDS encoding 2-phosphosulfolactate phosphatase family protein, whose amino-acid sequence is MKLSVYHTPEEVPNGAMPECAIAIDVLRATSTMAAALNAGAAAIHVFSDLDLLRQASEQYPTGQRLLAGERGGAPVDGFDLGNSPLDHTVERSHGRHLFMSTTNGTRCLQRIQSAPMVITAALTTRQAVVDFLLKHEPEQVWLVGSGWEGTYSLEDTVCAGAIAHQLAHQQSRDLKELAGNDATFAAVSLYQQWQDSLLELMCCASHGQRLLRLSQEEDLKYCAQLDVLNLIPIQSEPGILVLKP
- a CDS encoding FAD-dependent oxidoreductase, which gives rise to MAVDYDLVVIGGGSAGLVAASASAQLKAKVALIEKEPRLGGDCLHYGCVPSKSLIHAGRIAHDVKNSAIYGIEASIQDIRIREALGHVHRVIDTIQEHDSTERFESLGVEVIYGEGQFTDPHTFVVNGRELRARTFLVATGGRPGLPPINGLKEAGYLTNVNVFSIDSRPEALAIIGAGPIGCELGQAFSRLGSRVTILASRQHILPKEDPEAAQVVQDHMVAEGIQILTETRAQEVSIQDGKKVILTNQGDRIVVDEILAAAGRVPNVETLNLQAAGVEVGKQGVIVNEKLQTTNPKIYAAGDVIGGYQFTHVAGYEGAVVIQNALFFPTKKADYRVIPWATFTEPELGRVGLTEEQARKRYGDDVMVLRHNFDHVDRALAEGAGIGFAKFITRKNGEILGAHIVGPTAGELIHEVVLAMTYNLKVGALTFMHVYPTLSEITSKTALQHTKQKYAQNTRLQGVLRGFFNFRRSIGR